A single window of Desulfovibrio sp. UIB00 DNA harbors:
- a CDS encoding TonB-dependent receptor yields the protein MPISMEVVSPQDLKASHMTRLEDVIAATPNATFSTGQVGGSLSPFFSIRGVGSAEIETDPSVGVFVDGVPLTLTHGYLNNLLDVEQVEVLRGPQGTLYGRNTLGGAINVTSKKADPSKQEGYITIGAGNYEHYRTEVMSNMPLWDGKAAVRVAFGYNQTGHVWENYEGGNLGKQNNYQGRLSWFMMLGENTSVDFSSDIQKQYRNDSARMSKTDYDDGNKTFNWDGSSGGDISSGGAKLEVNHDFDSGYKLTSLTGYRSTAMDYKQAYGPKGYFDIINAQHNTMMGFTNFQFKKYGTFSESFGQISQELRLASPENEAFKYVAGVYGDFNRADRLNSQTNGWDKGSPWVPSTLSGDHGSIDLRGQQNAWSVAAFGNASYDFNQYWQVFGGVRVGYDKKEYEFNTSSNLGDAYLDEYWRIPGKTMIKNYDGEWDKLYWMPRGGIKYSFDEFNNVYFSVSTGYKAGGFNTSLFYDKPAFKYDEETTVNYELGMKNSFYDGRITLNTALFYIDWRDQQVLAYDSSTNMTPIINAPQSRSYGFEADLAGKFDNGIHASVGVGYADATYVDFKNAPATAGGRTINASGNQQQYHSKFTGRSTVGYEYELPWDKLVAGIDLTFRYRSNYYYDIENRLEQAGYGTFDLNLGVKNDKYEVNLWGRNLLNQAATASQFYVNAMNPSYDQNTLVTLIDPMMFGVDFTLKF from the coding sequence GTGCCCATCAGCATGGAGGTTGTATCACCCCAAGATCTGAAAGCATCGCATATGACCAGGCTTGAAGATGTAATCGCGGCTACCCCCAACGCAACATTTTCAACCGGACAGGTCGGTGGTTCTCTGTCTCCATTTTTTAGCATACGCGGCGTGGGGTCTGCGGAAATTGAAACGGATCCCTCGGTGGGTGTATTTGTTGACGGTGTGCCGCTTACGCTAACGCACGGTTATTTGAACAACCTGCTTGATGTGGAGCAAGTAGAAGTATTACGTGGCCCGCAAGGTACGCTCTATGGACGCAATACTCTTGGCGGCGCAATCAATGTCACATCCAAGAAGGCCGACCCGAGCAAGCAAGAGGGGTACATAACCATTGGCGCTGGCAATTATGAGCATTATCGCACAGAAGTGATGTCCAATATGCCCTTGTGGGACGGTAAGGCCGCAGTGCGTGTGGCCTTTGGATACAATCAGACCGGGCATGTCTGGGAAAATTACGAAGGGGGCAACCTCGGCAAGCAAAATAATTATCAGGGCCGTTTGAGCTGGTTTATGATGCTTGGCGAAAATACAAGCGTCGATTTCAGCTCTGATATCCAGAAGCAGTATCGCAACGACTCCGCCAGGATGAGCAAGACGGATTATGATGACGGAAACAAAACCTTCAACTGGGACGGTTCTTCCGGTGGCGATATCTCTTCTGGCGGCGCCAAGCTTGAAGTCAATCATGATTTTGACAGCGGCTACAAGCTGACTTCGCTCACCGGCTATCGCAGCACAGCCATGGACTACAAGCAGGCCTACGGTCCAAAAGGCTACTTTGACATAATTAATGCGCAGCATAACACGATGATGGGCTTTACCAACTTTCAATTCAAGAAATACGGCACTTTCAGCGAAAGTTTTGGGCAGATATCGCAAGAACTACGCCTGGCCTCGCCGGAAAATGAAGCTTTCAAGTATGTTGCTGGTGTTTATGGGGACTTTAACCGCGCCGACCGTCTGAACAGTCAGACTAATGGCTGGGACAAGGGCTCGCCCTGGGTGCCGAGTACCTTGTCTGGCGATCACGGCAGCATTGATTTGCGTGGTCAGCAAAATGCATGGTCTGTTGCCGCCTTTGGCAATGCCTCTTATGATTTTAATCAGTATTGGCAGGTTTTTGGCGGCGTCCGTGTGGGGTATGACAAAAAGGAATATGAATTTAACACCTCATCAAACCTTGGTGATGCGTATCTTGATGAATACTGGAGAATTCCTGGCAAGACCATGATCAAGAATTACGATGGGGAGTGGGATAAATTGTACTGGATGCCGCGCGGCGGCATCAAATACAGCTTTGATGAATTCAATAACGTTTATTTCAGCGTAAGTACCGGCTATAAGGCTGGCGGCTTTAATACGTCTCTTTTCTACGACAAGCCCGCCTTCAAATACGACGAAGAAACCACCGTAAACTACGAACTGGGAATGAAAAATTCCTTTTACGATGGCCGCATTACCCTGAACACCGCGCTCTTCTACATTGACTGGAGAGACCAGCAGGTGTTGGCATATGATTCCTCCACAAACATGACTCCCATTATCAATGCACCACAGAGCCGTTCCTATGGCTTTGAGGCAGACCTTGCCGGCAAGTTTGACAACGGTATCCATGCAAGCGTTGGCGTGGGCTATGCGGACGCGACCTATGTGGACTTTAAGAATGCCCCTGCAACGGCTGGCGGCCGCACCATCAACGCCAGCGGTAATCAGCAGCAGTATCACTCCAAGTTTACTGGGCGGAGCACGGTCGGTTATGAGTACGAATTGCCCTGGGACAAGCTTGTGGCGGGTATTGATCTGACCTTCCGCTATCGTTCAAATTACTACTACGACATTGAAAACAGGCTTGAGCAGGCCGGATATGGTACGTTTGACCTGAATCTCGGCG
- a CDS encoding biopolymer transporter ExbD, with the protein MHVGGKSLSARMDGEVMSDINVTPLVDIMLVLLIVFIITAPVIHQAFKLNLPKENAQKHELQNSDITIEISGAGAYSMNGKPVTEDGLLTELQGVERGNGSDARINLHADESTQYTNIARVLALAQQAGLSKIAFVTSPQNETR; encoded by the coding sequence ATGCACGTCGGCGGAAAGAGCTTGAGCGCAAGAATGGATGGCGAGGTTATGAGTGACATAAATGTTACTCCTCTTGTGGATATAATGCTTGTGCTGCTTATCGTATTTATTATTACGGCGCCAGTAATTCATCAGGCTTTTAAACTCAATCTTCCAAAAGAAAATGCACAGAAGCATGAGTTGCAGAACTCAGATATAACTATCGAGATATCAGGCGCTGGCGCGTACAGCATGAATGGTAAACCTGTTACAGAAGATGGCTTGCTTACGGAACTACAGGGTGTTGAACGTGGAAATGGCAGCGATGCACGTATCAATCTCCATGCTGATGAATCAACGCAATACACAAACATCGCCCGGGTTCTTGCGCTGGCTCAGCAGGCCGGTCTTTCCAAAATTGCCTTTGTTACTTCACCTCAAAACGAAACAAGGTAA